In the Parashewanella tropica genome, ATTTTATCCTCAGGAACAAATAATCTATCTTGGCCGTCACTGGTGATAATGCGATCTAATAAAATAGGTTCAAGATAAAAAATGGCAAGTTGGCGTTGATCTGGGCGTAATACGCTCTGTACGCCTTGCTGGTTAAAAGAGACCATTACCCGCTGTTGATGTTGGTTTCCCTCAGGATGATGAAAAGACCGTCGCCAAATATCAACTTTAGTGCTTGACGCTGAGAACTCTCCAACTTGACTAGGATGAGCGACTTTTCGATAACCGAGCAGCTTAAGTTCATCGACGAGTTGTTGGTGACTGATGGCGGCTCCGGGGTAAAGCGCCATTGAACGACCATAAATTTGGGCGGGTAGGTGCCATTTTTGACCTTCGAATTTACGAGCAATGATTTGATCTAAATAGATGGTATAGCAGCTCAGTAAAACCAGAGCGATCACGCCGAGTTTCCAAAATATTGACCATGTTTTTCTAAGAAATGAAGAAGTTGGGGTTTTAGACTTAGAAGTTTTTTTGCGGCCGCGTGTCGTTTTTGCTTTCGTCATTATTGTCCGTTTAATTTCTTTTTCGTTAGTTTGGTCGCTTGAGTATTTTGTGGGTCATCAGGCCAAAGGTGTTTAGGGTAACGACCACGCATTTCTTTCTTTACTTCATTATATGGCCCTTGCCAAAAACTGGTTAAATCAGCAGTCACAGCGATGGGTCTTCTTGCTGGCGATAGCAGCTCCATAGTCACAACCAGTTGATTATTGGCTAATGTTGGGCTTTGAGCCAAGCCAAGCGCCTCTTGTAAACGAACGCTCATTAATACTCTATCATCGTTAGTGTAGGTTAACGGTGCTTTTGTTCCTGTCACTAAAGGCCAATGTGTTGGCAACTGTTTATCAATAGCAGATTGTTGCTCCCAGTTTAATAAACTCCACAAAATTTGATAAGTGTCTAATTGAGTTAATTGTTTAAGATTAGTGACATCTGACAAATAGGGTGTTAACCATTGGGTCATATTTTGGGTTAACCACTCTAAACTAATATCAGGCCAGTCAACTTGAGATAAATATTGTTGAGCGAGTTTTTGGCGTTGCTGCAACTGGATTGCTTTTTCAGTCCAGTTTAATTCAGAAAGCCCTTGATGCTGTAGGTAGCTCAATACGGCCTCGCTTCGCTGTTTGGTCGTCAATTGATTGAGCTTTTGTTTTGCTACAACAATACGGCCAATCCTTTGTTGCTCCTCTGCAATAAAGCGCCCTGAGGATTTATCCCAATCGCTGTGGATGTGAGTTTGAAGCAAATACTTCAGTTCACTTTCGAATAAGCTTGGGCAACATTGGGCTGCTAAAAAACCTTTGGCATCACTTTTTCCTTCCATTTCTTGTAGATCCGCAATGACTAAGTAGCTATGTTGAGCAAGCGGGTCATGCTCATCAATCATTACACCGCTACCATTGGCCATTAAAAAGCGACCTGCAGAGCGAGATTTGGCGATTCTATCTGGATAGGCGTAAGCCAGTAGTAAACCTATGGTTTGCCAGTCGGCATTGTTGATCAGATCTGGAATTGGAGTTTTTACATTAAACCGCTTAAGCCAATGTTTGGTTTGTTGGTTCAATGCGCCTTTTAGACATAAGTTTAAATAATGCTGAATGTCGCAGCCTTTTCTTGGTAAGCCGCGAGCTTCTATAATCGCCGTTAGTAAACATGCCAAGCCTAGTAGCTTGTGGTCAGATTTTACTTTCAATAGCATATGTGCAAGGCGAGGCTCTGCACCCAGCTCAAAAGCGTGTTTACCTAAGGCAGTGATTTTATGGCTATCATCTACGAACTCTAATGATTGCAGCAATTCCCACGCTTTTTTCTGATGAATAGCAGGTGGCTGTGTTAAGAGAGGCAGTTCGTCAAATTGTTTACAGCCCCAATAGCTGCAATGATGAGTCATTGCCAGTAAATCGCTATCTGCAATTTCTGGTGTATCCGTTGTCGCTCTGCGTTGATGATCTTCTTGTCGCCACAGACGTATACAATTTCCTTCAGCCGTTCGGCCAGCTCGACCACTACGTTGTGTTGCAGAAGACTGGCTGATGGGTTTTAAGCTAAGACGAGTAATTCCGTTTTTCGGATTGTAGCTAGCGTGACGTTTTAAGCCTGAGTCCACTACACATTTGATACCATCAATGGTTAAACTGGATTCAGCAATATTGGTGGATAAAACGACTTTACGAGTGTGCTTGATAGGTTTAAGAACTGCATCTTGTGCTTGATTGCCTAACTCACCATAAAGGGGAAGCACGGTTACATCTGATAAATCATAGGCGTTAAGCGCTTTTTCTAACGACAAAATTTCCCCTTTACCGGGAAGAAACACCAAAATATCGCCATCACTACCATTAGTTAATAACTGATGTACGGTTTTTTCTGTATGTGATAACCAAGCTTTAGGGTCTTTTGAAGCCGAATATTCAATGTTCACGGGAAAACTACGACCTTCGGATTCAAGATAATCCGCTTCTGGCAATAATGCTTTAAGATCATCGAAACTTAAGGTTGCAGACATCAGGATTAGCTTAAGGTCTTCTCTAAGGCTTTGCTGTACTTCAAGGGCTAAGGCGAGACCTAAATCTGTCGTAAGATGACGTTCATGTACTTCGTCAAAGATGATCATGTCAATTCCTGTTAACTCAGGATCGGCTTGGATCATTCGGCTTAATATACCTTCTGTCACAATTTCTAATTTGGTATTTGAAGAAACCTTGTTATCACCTCTTACTCGGTAACCCACCTCTGAACCTAGCGCCGAACCGCGAGATTGAGCAATAAAAGAGGCAATGCTTCGAGTCGCCACCCGTCTTGGCTCAAGCATTAAAATTTTGCCTTCAACTTGAGTCCAGTCCATCATAGCTAAAGGTAATGCTGTGGACTTACCTGAACCTGTTGGGCTTTGAATAATCAATTGGTTATTCTGAGTTAATGAGTCTTGGATTTGTGGGAAAAGAGAGTAAATAGGAAGTGTGTTCAAGTGCTGTGACAAATTAGTTTTGATTGGTTTGCATACTAGCATGTAAGTCAGAACTGGTCATTATTCAGCTGTCATTTTACCCTTAGCTGCAAAGTGCTTTCTGTGAAGAGGGAAGTGATGTTGGTCGGCAAGGCTGAAAAAGGCTTTTTGAGGGCGGTTTTCTTCTAAATCGTCAATAAGAAGGCAATCGTTCTTAGCCATCAATTTCTCATTAATAAACTTAGCTTTATTCAAATGAGGTAGGTGAGAGCGATTAAAGTAAAGGTCTTCAGAAAGAGTGACGCCATAAGAAGAAAACAGATTGGCTACTGCATCAAATAAATAGCAACCTGCAGTTACTATGGCGACCTTGTGTCCTCGTTGCTGAAATTTAGATACTGCCCGTAAAGCTTTAGCATCAACAGCAATAAAAAAGAGAACGGTCTCCCCTTTATGAGGGCAAGTAATAGCTGATTCCTCTGTAAAACGTGTGTTTTTAGCTAAAAATGCTTTCAATTGGTATTGGAATTCAAAAGCAACAAACGAAGTTTCATCAAGATCCAGTAACAAAGTTAATGCAGGGTTTTGTGGAGAAACGGAATGGTGAGCCCTTCTCAGCCATCGCTCAGAATTTCTCGGATAGTGAGGTTTTACTGAGGCTTGCTTGGATTCGGAAATAGACGGAACAGTACCATAACCCTTACTCGCAGCCTTTGTAGGTAAAGGCTGGGTTTCCTCTGCTTGATGCCAATCATTTAGAATTGTTTCTGGTTTTGCTTTTGCCTCAAAGCCACATAAAGTATGGGCGTCTTCCCCTGTATGATAACCATCGTCCTCAAGCTCTTTTGCTTGAAGCTGAGATGTATTTAAAGGAAGTGAAGCAATAACACTCAAATTCGCCATAAAAGCCACAAACTGCAAAACGTAAGTTAAGTGTGGTTTTTAACTCGAGATTTAGCTACTTAAGCTTTGTTCATCTGTAGGTAATCTAGAAAAAGCCTTTCTAGCTGCTTAAGAGCTCAGAAAGGCTTATTATTATATTGCTCAGTTTATTTAATCAATTCAGCAATGGTTAAAACGCCATGAGCTGTACCGCCTGCCGCCCAAAGCGCACTGTTGTTATCTGAAAATGCGCCAGCTAAATCAAAGTGTAACCAGTTTGCATCGTCACGAACAAAGCGCCATAAGAAAGCAGCAGCATTCGAAGCACCACCGGCACCGCCACCTTTCACAGGACGACTGTTTGCAGTATCGGCATAAGGAGAAGGGCACATATCTTTATGCCAAGGATCCATCGGCAGCGGCCACACACGCTCAGCCACAGCAGCAGCTTTTTCTTTAGCAAGATCTAGCATCTCACTTTGAGGAGAGAAAATCGCATTGTAGTTAGTACCAACCGCATTATAGGCCGCGCCAGTTAGCGTTGCGGCATTGATGATAAGCGGTGCTCCCGTTTCAGATGCTGCTTGTAAACCATCAGCAAGTACCAAGCGACCTTCTGCATCGGTGTTGACGATTTCAACGGTGGTGCCATTTTTGTAGGTTAAAACATCTCCCAGTTTATATGCGTGACCACTGATCAAGTTTTCAGCACAACATAAAAACAGCTTAACGCGCTTGTTTAAGCCATTTTTAATG is a window encoding:
- the hrpB gene encoding ATP-dependent helicase HrpB, with the protein product MLVCKPIKTNLSQHLNTLPIYSLFPQIQDSLTQNNQLIIQSPTGSGKSTALPLAMMDWTQVEGKILMLEPRRVATRSIASFIAQSRGSALGSEVGYRVRGDNKVSSNTKLEIVTEGILSRMIQADPELTGIDMIIFDEVHERHLTTDLGLALALEVQQSLREDLKLILMSATLSFDDLKALLPEADYLESEGRSFPVNIEYSASKDPKAWLSHTEKTVHQLLTNGSDGDILVFLPGKGEILSLEKALNAYDLSDVTVLPLYGELGNQAQDAVLKPIKHTRKVVLSTNIAESSLTIDGIKCVVDSGLKRHASYNPKNGITRLSLKPISQSSATQRSGRAGRTAEGNCIRLWRQEDHQRRATTDTPEIADSDLLAMTHHCSYWGCKQFDELPLLTQPPAIHQKKAWELLQSLEFVDDSHKITALGKHAFELGAEPRLAHMLLKVKSDHKLLGLACLLTAIIEARGLPRKGCDIQHYLNLCLKGALNQQTKHWLKRFNVKTPIPDLINNADWQTIGLLLAYAYPDRIAKSRSAGRFLMANGSGVMIDEHDPLAQHSYLVIADLQEMEGKSDAKGFLAAQCCPSLFESELKYLLQTHIHSDWDKSSGRFIAEEQQRIGRIVVAKQKLNQLTTKQRSEAVLSYLQHQGLSELNWTEKAIQLQQRQKLAQQYLSQVDWPDISLEWLTQNMTQWLTPYLSDVTNLKQLTQLDTYQILWSLLNWEQQSAIDKQLPTHWPLVTGTKAPLTYTNDDRVLMSVRLQEALGLAQSPTLANNQLVVTMELLSPARRPIAVTADLTSFWQGPYNEVKKEMRGRYPKHLWPDDPQNTQATKLTKKKLNGQ